TATTGTCATTGATAATTAAGGCGGGACGAGTTTTTTTGATCTCCGCGCCAATAGTCGGCTCCAAACTGACCAGCCAAATCTCGCCTTGCTTCATAAAAACTCTTCATCATCCAAAACGGTAAAAGCCAGCAATTCCCGGTCATTTTTGTAGTCGTCAGCTATGATGGCGACAGCCTTTTCTAAAGATTGGTTTTGTTCATCTTCCCGAACAGAATGAATAATTTGCTCGGCAAGCCACATCCGCTGCTCCACCGGCATTTCCCGAATTTCATCTAAAATACTGGCAGTCCCGTACATAAGACAATTATATCATATTTGCTCACCTTGAAATCGCTCCTTTGAGCTGTACAAACAACGTTTCCCGCAGCCCGTCCAGATTTTGCGCGGCGGCGGCGGAAATGCTTAAAGTTTCGAGCTGCGGAAATTTTTGTTTGAACCGCGCGATATTTTCCGCGCTTTCAGGAATGTCAATTTTATTGAAAACGACGAGTTGTTTTTTTCGCGCCAATTTCGCGCTGTAGGCTTTTAACTCCTGATTGATGATCTGATAATTTTGCGCCGGATCGCCGGACAAACCGCTCGCGTCGATCAGGTGCAGAATTATTTTCGTGCGCTCGATGTGGCGCAAAAATTCGTCGCCCAAACCCGCGCCGGACGAGGCGCCCTCGATCAGACCGGGAATATCCGCCAGCACAATATTTTTTTTATGCACCGGCAAAATGCCCAGATTGGGCGACAGCGTGGTAAACGGGTAATCGCCGACCTTCGGTTTGGCGTTGGTCAGCATTTTAAGCAGCGTGGATTTGCCAGCGTTGGGCAGGCCGACCAGTCCGGCGTCCGCGATCAGTTTTAATTCTAATTCCACCCGCAGCTCTTCGCCGGGCAGACCGTGCTGAGCATAAGCCGGCGCTTGATTGCGCGAAGTGGCGAAATGATAATTACCCCGCCCGCCCTTGCCGCCTCTGGCCAGCAGAAATTTTTCACCGGGACTGGTCAGATCCGCAATTATTTTTTTGGTTTCGGCCTGACGCGCAACAGTCCCGCAGGGCACCAGAATTACAATATCGTCCGCATCGCGGCCGGCCATTTTGTTGCGCAAGCCGTTCTGCCCGTCCGCCGCGCTAAATTCTTTTTTGTAACGAAAATCGTTCAGCGAATTCAAGCCGGTGTCCGCCTGCAGATAGATCGAGCCGCCCGCGCCGCCGTCGCCGCCGGCCGGCCCGCCAAAAGGCCGATACTTTTCGCGCAAAAAATGCTTGCCGCCCACGCCGCCGTGCCCGGCTTTGACGTAAATAACCGTTTCATCGAGGAACATGCGCGGAATTATAGCATGCGGCTGAGCAAGGCCTGGACAATTTTAATTATGCAACTTTTATAATATATATAACCGTATAATACGCTGGCACGGTATTTACAGAAACCGGTATCGACGTCGTTGAACCACTGCCAAAATTCCCCGTATTACCGCTCAAGGTAATCGTATGAGTGTGATTTGCGTTCGCGCCGCCCGAAGTCACCGAACTACCGGCAAACGTATGCGCGTGCGTGCCGCCGCCAGTGATCGAAATTCCTGTCGTGCTGCTTTCCACACTGCCTCTGCTGCTTTCCGGCCGGCCCGCATCTCCGCTGGCAACCCCGCAAATGCCGTTATTGCCGCCGGATTCGTTATGCCCTGTAAAACTATGGCCATGTCCGGGGTCATAAACATTAGTAGCGGCATGACCATGCGCTCCTTCCCCGGAAATAGTTCCGGCAG
Above is a genomic segment from Candidatus Margulisiibacteriota bacterium containing:
- the obgE gene encoding GTPase ObgE → MFLDETVIYVKAGHGGVGGKHFLREKYRPFGGPAGGDGGAGGSIYLQADTGLNSLNDFRYKKEFSAADGQNGLRNKMAGRDADDIVILVPCGTVARQAETKKIIADLTSPGEKFLLARGGKGGRGNYHFATSRNQAPAYAQHGLPGEELRVELELKLIADAGLVGLPNAGKSTLLKMLTNAKPKVGDYPFTTLSPNLGILPVHKKNIVLADIPGLIEGASSGAGLGDEFLRHIERTKIILHLIDASGLSGDPAQNYQIINQELKAYSAKLARKKQLVVFNKIDIPESAENIARFKQKFPQLETLSISAAAAQNLDGLRETLFVQLKGAISR